Proteins encoded by one window of Taeniopygia guttata chromosome 1A, bTaeGut7.mat, whole genome shotgun sequence:
- the SYPL1 gene encoding synaptophysin-like protein 1 produces MMVGLRMDFSVLLEPLGFVKVLEWVLAIFAFATCGGFQGETALLVSCEGVVNKTVTAAFAYPFRLNTVAFSAPDPKGCRGTWTDAYLIGNFSSSAQFFVTLAALVFLYCIAALVVYIGYNHVYEEINKFPLTDLAISVLTAFLWLVSTFVWAKALADIKVSTGASIVPEIESCKAPGTTCHFLSVTSMGILNVSVVFGLLNMILWAGNIWLIYKETNLHSQWNRISESPTERV; encoded by the exons ATGATGGTGGGCTTGAGGATGGACTTCAGCGTGCTCCTGGAGCCTCTGGGCTTTGTTAAGGTCCTTGAATGG GTTCTTGCCATCTTTGCTTTTGCCACATGTGGAGGCTTTCAAGGTGAAACTGCTCTTCTAGTTTCTTGTGAAGGTGTGGTAAACAAAACAGTTACAGCTGCTTTTGCTTATCCATTCAG GCTGAATACTGTGGCATTTAGTGCACCAGACCCAAAAGGCTGTCGTGGTACTTGGACTGATGCCTACCTCATCGGCAACTTCTCCTCTTCTGCACAGTTCTTTGTTACCCTGGCAGCATTGGTGTTCCTCTACTGTATTGCTGCCCTCGTGGTATATATTGGATATAACCATGTGTATGAGGAAATTAACAAGTTCCCACTAACT GACTTGGCAATCAGTGTCTTGACAGCCTTTCTGTGGCTGGTCAGTACTTTTGTTTGGGCGAAGGCGCTTGCTGACATCAAGGTGTCCACAGGAGCCAGCATTGTTCCAGAAATTGAATCTTGCAAAGCACCAGGAACAACTTgccattttctttctgtgaccAGCATGGGAATTCTGAATGTGTCTGTG GTGTTTGGCTTGCTTAATATGATTTTATGGGCAGGAAATATTTGGCTTATATACAAGGAGACCAACTTGCACAGCCAATGGAACAGAATTTCTGAAAGTCCAACTGAAAGGGTATAA